The following coding sequences are from one Desulfosporosinus orientis DSM 765 window:
- a CDS encoding saccharopine dehydrogenase family protein, whose amino-acid sequence MGKALIIGAGGVASVAIHKCCQNPDVFEEICIASRTLEKCDAIKNKLAGSRTKIQTAQLDADNTDMVIELIKSFKPDIVMNLALPYQDLTIMDACLATGVDYLDTANYEPPDVPKFEYKWQWAYRERFAQAGITALLGSGFDPGVTGIFCAYAQKHYFDEIHTIDIVDANAGDHGYPFATNFNPEINIREITANGRYFENGAWVETPPLSMKKEYDLPEIGPKNIYLMYHEELESLAINIKGVEKIRFWMTFSDNYLNHLRVLENVGMTSIEPINFEGQQIIPLQFLKAVLPDPASLGPRTKGKTNIGCIIQGTKDGKPRTYYVYNVCDHQECYAEVGSQAISYTTGVPAMIGAMLMLKGLWKKPGVYNVEEFDPDPFMDALNKCGLPWQESFSPTLLD is encoded by the coding sequence ATGGGTAAAGCTTTGATTATCGGCGCTGGAGGAGTAGCCAGTGTTGCTATTCATAAATGTTGCCAGAATCCGGATGTATTCGAAGAGATTTGTATCGCCAGCAGAACGTTGGAAAAGTGTGACGCGATCAAGAACAAATTGGCTGGAAGCCGCACAAAAATTCAAACTGCTCAGCTTGATGCAGATAATACTGACATGGTCATAGAATTGATTAAAAGCTTTAAGCCCGATATTGTCATGAATCTGGCGCTCCCTTATCAGGATTTGACCATTATGGATGCTTGCCTGGCAACTGGAGTTGACTATTTGGATACGGCAAATTATGAACCGCCGGATGTTCCTAAGTTTGAATATAAATGGCAGTGGGCCTACCGGGAGCGGTTTGCTCAAGCCGGAATTACTGCTCTTCTGGGCAGCGGCTTTGATCCCGGGGTTACTGGAATCTTCTGTGCCTATGCTCAAAAGCATTATTTTGATGAGATTCATACCATTGATATTGTGGATGCCAATGCAGGGGACCATGGCTACCCCTTTGCCACTAATTTCAACCCGGAAATTAATATCCGTGAGATCACTGCCAACGGGCGCTACTTTGAGAACGGTGCCTGGGTTGAAACCCCGCCTCTTTCAATGAAGAAAGAATATGATCTTCCGGAAATCGGACCTAAGAACATCTATCTCATGTACCATGAAGAATTGGAATCCCTGGCCATCAATATTAAGGGTGTTGAGAAAATCAGGTTTTGGATGACCTTTTCCGATAACTACCTGAATCACCTGCGGGTACTGGAGAATGTAGGCATGACCTCTATTGAACCTATTAATTTTGAAGGTCAGCAGATTATTCCCTTGCAGTTCCTGAAAGCAGTGCTCCCCGATCCGGCTTCCCTGGGACCGAGAACCAAGGGCAAGACGAACATTGGCTGCATTATCCAGGGAACTAAAGACGGCAAGCCCAGAACCTATTATGTCTATAATGTCTGTGATCATCAAGAGTGCTATGCTGAGGTAGGTTCTCAGGCAATCTCCTATACCACTGGAGTACCGGCTATGATTGGCGCAATGCTGATGCTCAAAGGACTATGGAAAAAACCCGGTGTCTATAATGTAGAAGAATTTGATCCGGATCCTTTCATGGATGCCTTAAATAAATGCGGCCTGCCCTGGCAGGAAAGCTTCTCGCCAACTCTTCTGGATTGA
- the nspC gene encoding carboxynorspermidine decarboxylase: MDIDIYALPSPCYFVDEGLLTRNLEILNSVQERTGCKILLALKGFSMYSVFPLVSKYLKGITASSLFEARLGYEEMGKEVHIFAPAYLEEEFDEILTVCDHISFNSFAQWHKFKNRVQNKSGKRVSCGLRINPEYSEIETPIYNPCYQYSRLGITLANFRPEELEGIEGLHFHTMCEQNSDTLKRTIKVVDEKFGSYIQQMKWLNMGGGHHITREDYDLDTLVECINFFQDKYGVQVYLEPGEAVALNTGFLVAKVLDIVDNGMKIAILDTSAACHMPDVLEMPYRPNIINAGKPDEFSYTYRLGGMTCLAGDIIGDYSFKEPLKPGDRLVFCDMAHYTMVKNNMFNGINLPAIALVSQAKGIKVVKQFGYEDFKTRLS, translated from the coding sequence ATGGACATTGACATCTATGCCTTGCCCTCACCTTGTTATTTTGTGGATGAGGGACTGCTGACCAGAAATTTAGAAATCCTGAATTCCGTGCAGGAACGCACCGGCTGCAAGATTCTCCTGGCTTTGAAGGGTTTTTCCATGTATTCTGTTTTTCCCCTGGTGAGCAAGTATTTGAAGGGCATCACGGCCAGCTCTTTATTCGAAGCCCGGCTGGGCTATGAAGAAATGGGCAAGGAAGTTCATATTTTTGCTCCGGCCTATCTGGAGGAAGAATTCGATGAGATCCTGACAGTCTGCGATCACATAAGCTTTAATTCCTTTGCCCAGTGGCATAAATTTAAAAACCGGGTACAGAATAAGTCCGGGAAGAGGGTTAGCTGCGGGTTACGCATTAATCCTGAGTATTCTGAGATTGAAACCCCCATTTATAATCCCTGTTACCAGTATTCCAGGCTGGGCATAACTCTGGCGAATTTCCGGCCTGAAGAATTAGAGGGGATTGAGGGACTTCATTTTCATACCATGTGTGAACAGAATTCCGACACCCTGAAACGCACCATTAAAGTTGTTGATGAGAAATTCGGAAGCTATATTCAACAGATGAAATGGCTGAATATGGGCGGAGGGCATCACATCACCCGGGAGGACTATGACCTGGATACTCTGGTGGAGTGTATCAATTTCTTTCAAGATAAATACGGAGTCCAGGTTTACTTGGAGCCGGGTGAGGCTGTGGCTTTAAACACTGGATTTTTAGTGGCTAAAGTCCTGGATATTGTCGACAATGGCATGAAAATAGCTATCCTGGATACTTCGGCAGCCTGCCACATGCCGGATGTGCTGGAAATGCCTTATAGGCCCAATATCATTAATGCCGGCAAGCCTGATGAATTCTCCTATACTTATCGCCTAGGCGGAATGACCTGTTTAGCCGGTGATATTATTGGGGATTATTCCTTTAAAGAGCCCTTAAAGCCCGGCGACAGGCTTGTATTTTGCGACATGGCCCACTATACTATGGTCAAGAATAACATGTTTAATGGGATCAATCTACCTGCCATTGCTCTTGTCAGCCAAGCAAAGGGCATTAAGGTTGTTAAACAATTTGGCTATGAAGATTTTAAAACTCGTCTTTCCTAA
- the gap gene encoding type I glyceraldehyde-3-phosphate dehydrogenase: MSFRVAITGFGRIGRLTLRAALNQSLPFEIVAINDMGSPDMLAHLLRYDSFHGILPHNIEVEEHALVIDGKRIEIVADRNPLNLPWAQLGVDLVIECTGKFKKREDAAKHLTAGAKKVLISSPAKNEDITIVMGVNDDQYDPAQHHIISNGSCTTNCLAPVAKVLVDNFGIEQGMMTTIHSVTNDQRTVDVKHKDWRRSRAAYQSMIPTTTGAAKAVTLVIPELTGKMTGLAVRVPTPNVSLVDFVANLAKPATKEEVNNALREAANGPMKGYLEYTELPLVSHDFNGNSASSIVDGLSTIMLGDRMVKVLAWYDNEWGYSCRIVDLAKLMAMKAV; this comes from the coding sequence ATGAGTTTCCGCGTTGCTATTACAGGTTTTGGTCGAATTGGTCGACTCACACTTCGTGCTGCCCTGAATCAATCTCTGCCCTTTGAAATTGTTGCCATTAATGACATGGGAAGTCCTGACATGTTAGCTCATTTGCTCAGGTATGATTCCTTTCACGGCATTCTTCCCCATAACATTGAAGTTGAAGAACATGCCCTGGTCATTGATGGTAAGCGAATTGAGATTGTTGCCGACAGAAATCCTTTGAATTTACCATGGGCTCAGCTGGGCGTCGATCTGGTTATTGAATGCACCGGTAAATTTAAAAAGCGTGAGGACGCAGCCAAACATCTGACAGCAGGAGCTAAAAAGGTTCTTATCTCCTCTCCGGCTAAAAACGAAGATATTACCATTGTTATGGGCGTCAATGATGATCAATACGATCCTGCCCAGCACCATATTATTTCTAATGGTTCTTGCACCACGAATTGCCTGGCACCTGTTGCCAAAGTGCTTGTTGATAATTTTGGCATTGAACAAGGAATGATGACAACCATTCATTCCGTTACTAATGATCAGCGTACGGTGGACGTAAAGCATAAGGATTGGCGTCGGTCCAGAGCAGCTTATCAATCCATGATACCAACAACCACCGGAGCAGCTAAGGCCGTTACTTTGGTTATCCCTGAACTAACGGGCAAAATGACGGGGCTGGCTGTTCGTGTACCGACTCCTAATGTATCCTTAGTAGACTTTGTGGCTAATTTAGCAAAGCCTGCTACTAAAGAAGAAGTGAATAATGCCCTGCGTGAAGCAGCAAATGGTCCTATGAAAGGATATCTTGAATACACAGAATTACCCCTTGTTTCACATGATTTCAATGGCAATTCTGCCAGTTCCATTGTGGACGGGTTGTCAACCATAATGCTTGGGGATCGCATGGTCAAAGTATTAGCCTGGTATGACAATGAATGGGGTTATTCCTGCCGAATTGTTGATTTAGCGAAACTTATGGCTATGAAAGCAGTGTAA
- the pyk gene encoding pyruvate kinase, producing MRRTKIVCTIGPASESREQVQALLAAGMDVARLNFSHGTHEEHARRIVILKEEAAKAGKHLAILLDTKGPEVRTGKVPEEGVNLVNGSPFRLDTDLSSLGDQRRVGITYANLWRKVKPGSHILIDDGQIELEVTSVQEQIIETVILNGGVLKSQKGVNTPNALIDLPAVTEKDIEDIRFGIAQGIDFIAASFTRKALNILDVRKVVEEMGADVHIIAKIESREGLDNLDAILEVADGLMVARGDLGVEIPVEEVPIRQKEMIRKCNLLGKPVIVATQMLDSMIRQPRPTRAEASDVANAILDGTDAIMLSGETAAGLYPIGAVQMMDKIARQTEQTCLENRATRHPQVNVAEAISFASYTVAKDLQAAAILTPTHSGLTARMISKYRPVALLVAATPFAETARKLALQWGVQPLVVPESSGTDEMVSVAVNSSLNKNYIQSGDIVVITAGVPIGKVGSTNMIKVQIMGNILAKGTGIGRKSYSGTARRVQTPGEDTFNDGEILIASSTDARFVPLIARAGALVVEEGGLTSHAAIVAVQFGIPTIVGAADAMAKVSDGQSMTVDAMTGLMYEGSVSIL from the coding sequence GTGAGAAGGACAAAGATTGTCTGTACAATTGGTCCGGCAAGTGAGTCCAGGGAACAGGTTCAAGCTCTTTTAGCTGCCGGTATGGATGTTGCCCGGCTGAATTTTTCACATGGGACCCATGAAGAACACGCCCGGAGAATAGTCATTCTGAAAGAGGAAGCGGCTAAGGCAGGAAAGCATCTGGCAATCCTTTTGGATACGAAAGGGCCGGAAGTGCGCACCGGCAAAGTCCCGGAAGAAGGGGTTAACCTGGTTAACGGCTCGCCCTTCCGCTTGGATACCGACCTAAGCAGCTTAGGAGATCAGCGCCGGGTGGGGATTACTTATGCCAATTTATGGCGCAAAGTTAAACCCGGCAGTCATATTCTCATTGACGACGGTCAAATTGAACTGGAAGTAACTTCTGTCCAGGAGCAGATCATTGAGACTGTCATCCTTAACGGCGGAGTGCTTAAATCCCAAAAAGGGGTTAATACGCCCAATGCTCTGATTGATTTACCTGCTGTTACAGAAAAAGACATAGAGGATATTCGTTTTGGCATTGCCCAGGGAATTGACTTTATCGCCGCTTCTTTTACCCGTAAGGCCCTGAATATTTTAGATGTGCGCAAGGTTGTCGAGGAAATGGGAGCGGATGTGCATATTATTGCTAAAATAGAAAGCCGGGAAGGCCTGGACAACTTGGATGCCATCCTGGAGGTGGCAGACGGTCTTATGGTTGCCCGGGGGGATCTGGGGGTTGAAATTCCCGTTGAGGAAGTACCTATCCGCCAGAAAGAAATGATCCGCAAATGCAATTTGCTGGGTAAGCCGGTTATAGTCGCCACTCAGATGCTGGATTCTATGATTCGCCAGCCCCGGCCCACCAGGGCGGAAGCCAGTGATGTGGCTAATGCCATCCTGGATGGGACGGATGCGATTATGTTATCCGGAGAGACCGCCGCAGGACTCTATCCCATTGGAGCGGTTCAGATGATGGATAAAATCGCCAGGCAAACCGAGCAGACCTGTCTGGAGAACCGGGCTACCCGCCACCCTCAGGTTAACGTGGCAGAAGCTATTAGTTTTGCCAGTTATACTGTCGCCAAGGATCTCCAGGCGGCGGCCATACTCACCCCTACCCATTCGGGTCTGACGGCCCGCATGATCTCCAAATACCGCCCCGTAGCCTTGCTTGTGGCAGCAACTCCCTTTGCAGAAACGGCCAGGAAGCTGGCCTTACAGTGGGGTGTCCAGCCCTTAGTGGTTCCGGAAAGTTCAGGAACGGATGAAATGGTTTCTGTTGCTGTTAATTCATCCTTGAATAAAAACTATATCCAATCCGGTGATATCGTCGTGATCACTGCCGGGGTTCCCATCGGAAAAGTCGGCTCGACAAATATGATTAAGGTGCAAATTATGGGCAATATTTTAGCAAAAGGGACGGGAATCGGACGCAAGTCCTATTCCGGTACCGCCCGGAGGGTTCAGACCCCCGGTGAGGATACCTTCAATGACGGGGAAATTTTAATTGCGTCTTCAACGGATGCCCGGTTTGTCCCCTTAATTGCCCGGGCGGGAGCCTTAGTCGTGGAAGAAGGCGGCCTGACCTCCCATGCTGCCATTGTCGCCGTACAATTCGGCATTCCCACCATTGTCGGAGCCGCAGATGCTATGGCAAAGGTGAGCGACGGACAATCTATGACCGTCGATGCCATGACAGGATTAATGTATGAAGGCTCTGTCAGCATTCTTTAA
- a CDS encoding MerR family transcriptional regulator — MNTYKTAEIAYRIGIHPNTVRLYEKLGLIPKPKREANGYRVFTDFHIEQFKFARTALKVEVLQNGLRKQVINIIKTSAVQDFDRAIFLTDRYLHQIKREQRNAEEAITITERLLSGENQETGNVLFTRKKTADHLQITMDALRNWEMNGLLTVKRKKNGYRVYTNEDIRRLKIVRSLRCANYSQAAILRMLNALSNDPETDIREVINTPKENDDIISVCDKLLTSLQYAEKNAGIMITHLAKMKKQFIPNPTL; from the coding sequence ATGAACACATACAAAACGGCAGAGATAGCATACCGTATTGGAATTCATCCCAACACTGTACGGCTTTATGAGAAACTGGGGCTTATTCCCAAACCGAAACGAGAAGCCAACGGTTATCGCGTTTTTACAGATTTCCATATTGAGCAATTCAAGTTTGCGAGAACTGCCCTGAAAGTTGAGGTTCTGCAAAATGGCCTTCGCAAGCAAGTGATTAACATTATTAAAACCTCGGCTGTCCAAGATTTTGATAGAGCAATTTTTCTTACAGATCGTTATTTGCATCAGATAAAAAGAGAACAAAGAAACGCCGAAGAAGCCATAACTATTACTGAAAGGTTGTTATCAGGCGAAAATCAAGAAACAGGCAACGTACTTTTTACAAGAAAAAAAACCGCTGACCATCTGCAAATCACTATGGACGCTTTAAGAAATTGGGAAATGAACGGCTTGCTGACAGTAAAGCGAAAGAAAAATGGCTATCGGGTTTATACCAATGAAGATATTAGGCGGCTGAAAATTGTACGCTCTTTGCGCTGTGCAAATTATTCCCAGGCAGCGATTTTACGCATGTTGAACGCTTTATCTAATGACCCCGAAACGGACATAAGAGAGGTAATTAATACACCCAAAGAAAACGATGATATTATTTCTGTATGTGACAAGTTGCTTACATCCTTGCAGTATGCCGAGAAAAATGCGGGGATTATGATTACTCACCTTGCTAAGATGAAAAAACAATTTATTCCCAACCCTACACTTTAA
- a CDS encoding ABC transporter ATP-binding protein, giving the protein MESVIKVEELSKSYDHVKAITNLDISICRGEVFGLLGANGAGKSTAIECIVGTKKQDSGTVFVLEMNPQKDRKNLFERVGVQFQEANYQDKIRVAELCEVTASLYKTSLDYANLLKQFGLSDKLKCPVSELSGGQKQRLSIVLALIPNPEVVFLDELTTGLDARARRDVWKSLSDLKVNGLTILLTSHFMDEVEALCDKIMILKKGENIFYGTVQEAVAASPYEKFEDAYLWYTDEGEKVNESI; this is encoded by the coding sequence ATGGAATCAGTAATCAAGGTCGAAGAATTAAGCAAGTCTTACGACCATGTCAAAGCAATCACGAATTTGGATATTTCTATTTGTCGTGGGGAAGTTTTCGGCTTGCTGGGTGCAAACGGCGCGGGCAAAAGCACCGCCATTGAATGTATTGTAGGCACCAAAAAACAGGACAGCGGGACAGTATTCGTTTTGGAAATGAATCCGCAGAAAGACCGAAAAAACCTATTTGAGAGGGTCGGCGTTCAATTTCAAGAAGCCAATTACCAAGATAAAATTAGGGTAGCGGAACTTTGTGAGGTCACAGCTTCCCTTTACAAAACCTCTCTGGATTATGCTAACCTGTTAAAGCAATTCGGGCTTTCAGACAAGTTAAAATGCCCTGTGAGCGAGCTTTCGGGAGGTCAGAAGCAGCGATTGTCTATCGTTCTTGCGTTAATTCCAAACCCCGAAGTTGTATTTTTAGACGAGTTGACTACCGGGCTTGACGCGAGAGCAAGGCGGGATGTGTGGAAAAGCCTTTCTGACTTAAAAGTGAATGGGCTGACTATTCTGTTGACCTCTCACTTTATGGATGAAGTGGAAGCTCTCTGTGATAAAATTATGATTCTAAAAAAAGGGGAAAACATTTTTTACGGAACAGTACAGGAAGCGGTTGCAGCCAGTCCCTATGAGAAATTTGAGGACGCGTATCTTTGGTATACAGACGAGGGGGAAAAAGTAAATGAGAGCATTTAA
- a CDS encoding ABC transporter permease produces the protein MRAFKALLKTECKLSFRGMDMFIFAICMPVVVVVILGTVFGNKPAFDGAAYSFLEQSFGAVTTISICAGGVMGLPLVISDYRSRKILKRFKVTPTSPALILVVQVVIYMLYSVASLVLVYTTAAVFFGFHLHGSWLQFLGAYLLVMVTMFSIGLLVGGIAPNMKTASAAASLLYFPMLIFSGATLPYEVMPVALQKGADILPLTQGIKLLKAASLGLPIDSVFLPVIVMIVLAVICTSISVHFFKWE, from the coding sequence ATGAGAGCATTTAAGGCGCTTCTTAAAACAGAGTGCAAACTGTCGTTTCGCGGGATGGACATGTTCATTTTCGCAATCTGTATGCCTGTCGTAGTCGTAGTCATTTTAGGCACAGTTTTTGGAAATAAGCCGGCTTTCGATGGTGCTGCATATAGCTTTCTGGAACAATCATTTGGCGCAGTGACAACGATATCCATTTGCGCCGGTGGAGTGATGGGGCTTCCCTTAGTCATATCCGATTACCGAAGCAGGAAAATATTAAAGCGGTTTAAGGTAACCCCTACCAGTCCCGCCCTTATTTTAGTGGTACAGGTTGTTATCTATATGCTTTATTCTGTCGCTTCACTCGTCCTTGTTTATACGACTGCAGCGGTATTTTTCGGCTTCCATTTACACGGTTCTTGGCTGCAATTTTTAGGCGCATACCTGCTGGTCATGGTTACTATGTTCAGTATTGGGCTGCTGGTGGGGGGAATTGCGCCAAACATGAAGACAGCAAGTGCTGCAGCCAGTTTGTTATACTTTCCGATGCTCATTTTCTCAGGTGCTACTCTGCCTTATGAGGTTATGCCCGTGGCACTTCAAAAAGGAGCCGACATATTGCCGCTGACGCAGGGAATCAAGCTTCTGAAAGCTGCTTCGCTGGGTTTGCCAATAGATAGTGTTTTCCTCCCTGTTATCGTGATGATTGTACTTGCAGTGATATGTACAAGCATTTCTGTTCACTTCTTCAAGTGGGAGTAA
- the rlmN gene encoding 23S rRNA (adenine(2503)-C(2))-methyltransferase RlmN — MNKESIYGLTLDNLSEWLDERGYKKSRALLIWDYLYRKRVTDFSEMTELKEECRQLVADHFLIQPLSDHTLQESADGTLKFLFKLKDDNLIETVLMRHKFGLSVCVTTQVGCNMGCSFCASGLLKKLRDLTVGEIVGQIMKVQQYLDDHHPGEKVSHMVVMGIGEPFDNYENLAEAIRVLVEQKGISIPSRHITISTSGLADKLYDFADSDLNVNLAISLHAPDNELRTKLMPINRRFPIETLMQGINYYLEKTRRRITIEYIMLKDLNDSREAALQLAALIKDWGQLVNVNLIPYNPVDEHSQYQRTDHDVLLAFYDVLRKHGINCGIRLEIGSDIDAACGQLRSRRIKKI; from the coding sequence ATGAATAAAGAATCCATTTATGGATTGACTTTGGACAACTTAAGCGAATGGCTCGACGAAAGAGGATATAAAAAATCCCGCGCCCTTCTGATTTGGGATTATCTTTATCGGAAACGGGTCACTGATTTTTCAGAGATGACTGAGCTGAAAGAAGAGTGCCGGCAGTTAGTGGCTGACCATTTTCTGATTCAGCCTTTGAGTGACCATACCCTACAAGAGTCTGCCGATGGTACTCTTAAGTTTTTGTTTAAACTCAAGGATGACAATCTTATTGAAACCGTCTTGATGAGACATAAATTTGGCTTGTCTGTTTGTGTTACCACTCAAGTGGGCTGCAATATGGGATGCAGTTTTTGTGCCAGCGGCTTATTGAAGAAACTCCGGGACCTGACTGTTGGGGAAATTGTCGGGCAGATCATGAAAGTCCAGCAGTACTTGGATGATCATCACCCGGGAGAAAAGGTAAGCCACATGGTCGTCATGGGAATTGGCGAGCCTTTTGACAATTATGAGAATCTGGCTGAGGCAATCCGGGTTCTTGTCGAGCAAAAGGGCATCTCCATACCCAGCCGGCATATTACCATATCCACCAGCGGCCTGGCCGATAAGCTGTATGACTTTGCCGACAGCGATTTGAACGTAAACCTGGCCATCTCTCTCCATGCGCCTGATAATGAGCTGAGAACCAAGCTGATGCCCATTAACCGCCGGTTTCCCATCGAAACCTTAATGCAGGGAATTAATTATTATCTGGAGAAAACCCGCCGCAGGATAACCATCGAGTATATTATGCTTAAGGATCTGAATGACAGCCGGGAAGCGGCCCTGCAGCTGGCGGCTCTGATTAAGGACTGGGGTCAGCTGGTTAATGTGAATTTAATTCCTTATAATCCGGTGGATGAACATTCTCAATATCAAAGAACGGATCATGACGTACTTCTGGCCTTTTATGATGTTTTAAGAAAACATGGGATCAACTGCGGCATTCGCCTGGAGATCGGCAGTGATATTGATGCAGCCTGCGGGCAGCTGAGAAGCAGGCGGATAAAAAAAATCTAA
- a CDS encoding threonine aldolase family protein produces MYSFKDDYSEGAHPRILNALIETNLKQVTGYGEDEYSLEAIQLIKRKMNSPQVHVHLMCGGTQTNLTVISAFLRPHEAAVAANSGHILVHETGAIEGTGHKVLACEVKDGKLTPEDIHAVLEAHTDEHMVKPKLVYISNPTEIGSIYIKSELEALSRFCQENKLFLYVDGARLGSALCSDENDLELSDLPRLVDAFYIGGTKNGALLGEALVICRDSLNEDFRYHIKQKGGLLAKGRVLGLQFLELFKDNLYFELAKHANEMAGLLKTELERAGFGFFTHSPSNQIFPILPDKLIAKLRENYEFYTWAKMDDTHSAIRLVTSWATEKEAVLGFCQDLQNYCKD; encoded by the coding sequence ATGTATAGTTTTAAAGATGATTACAGCGAAGGAGCTCATCCCAGAATCCTCAATGCCTTAATAGAAACCAATCTCAAGCAGGTAACGGGATATGGGGAAGATGAGTACAGCCTGGAAGCAATTCAGTTAATAAAAAGAAAAATGAACAGTCCCCAGGTGCATGTTCACCTGATGTGTGGGGGTACACAAACCAATTTGACGGTTATATCAGCCTTCTTGAGACCTCATGAAGCGGCTGTGGCAGCAAATTCTGGACATATTTTAGTCCATGAAACCGGCGCTATTGAAGGGACCGGGCATAAAGTGCTTGCTTGTGAAGTAAAGGACGGCAAACTGACACCCGAGGATATCCATGCCGTGCTCGAAGCTCATACCGACGAGCATATGGTTAAGCCCAAACTGGTCTATATCTCCAATCCCACGGAAATTGGTTCAATCTATATCAAGTCGGAGCTTGAGGCTTTGAGTAGGTTTTGTCAAGAAAACAAGCTTTTCTTGTACGTGGACGGGGCACGGCTGGGGTCAGCCCTTTGCTCTGACGAGAATGATCTGGAATTAAGTGACCTGCCCCGTCTGGTGGATGCCTTCTATATCGGCGGCACGAAAAATGGGGCATTGCTGGGAGAAGCACTGGTGATTTGCCGGGATTCGCTTAATGAAGATTTCCGCTATCATATTAAGCAAAAAGGGGGCTTGCTGGCCAAAGGAAGGGTTCTCGGCCTGCAGTTTCTGGAACTCTTTAAAGATAATTTATACTTTGAGCTGGCTAAACATGCCAACGAAATGGCAGGGTTGCTGAAGACGGAATTGGAAAGAGCCGGATTTGGTTTCTTCACCCATTCACCCTCAAATCAGATATTTCCCATTTTGCCGGACAAGCTTATCGCCAAGCTCCGGGAAAACTACGAATTTTATACCTGGGCAAAAATGGACGATACTCATTCGGCCATTCGCCTTGTGACCTCCTGGGCTACTGAAAAAGAGGCTGTCCTGGGCTTTTGCCAAGATTTGCAAAACTACTGTAAGGATTAG